TACTGAAGCATGGAATCCAGCGAGtctatcattttttcttttcactttcctgACTAGCTAGGTGGACACCCAGGACCTACCCAGTCACAACACCCATCTTTCCAACATTAGGATGGTGATTATTGGTGGTAGTAAGGGTCCCACATTACCAGAGCATGGTAAATCCAATAGTAACCCTGTTACATACATTGTATCCACATTGTTTGATACTTCAGTGTTGCAGGTGCACCCAGAATGTCTGACTCTTTCCTTCAGTAATTGGTGCTGGTCAGCTCCTGGAATCTACGAGTCTCTACTTTGATACAACCCAAGCAATCACCGTTTAATACCATGGATGTCCATGCCCAGCTTTGTTTGCCCAGTACCAAGCCAGCCCTTTTCAGTGCAATATTCTTCCATTTTGGAACATGTCGGTCCAGTTCTGGGATAACTAGAATCTAATTTGGAGTGTGGTGGACAATGTAAAAGAGGCATCAAATCAGATCTTTGGTGCCATTTCTAAACTCCAACCCCTGTCATTATGGGGTAATCAGTCAGAACCTGGAATACGTTGATTCACCATTTTATCTCGGGTTTATGGATTGAGAAGTCTAGCTCTGGTATTGGAAGTTCATTCTCTCTGCCCTCTGGCAAATCCTTGAAATGGTTTCCAGTGGGAGTGTCTGGTAAGGAGTCTTAAGTTCTCAAAAGAACTTTCCAGCACTGAGCCAGCTTGCCTAATGGTTGTCAGACCAGAATTGAAAAGGACTTTGCCATGGAGAAGCCATACTTGAACCATCAGGCATACTATATCAAGACTAAATTACCATCCTACTACAGTCAATGGGTTTAACAGTATCGATAATGAGATCCTGGTTTTGTAAGACTGAGAAATCTTTGGGTGCCCTAGCACCCAATAGAATTTTTTGATTCATTCCTTTAGCTAGGTCTGGAATAAAGTTTTGCCCTCAAGGCTAGCCAAGACATTGTTTGGCAGCCACCTTGGACTAACTCTGTACATCAAAACTTGCCAGCTGTATGCATGTCTTTCAGAGAGCtctttaattaaaagtaatttcccGTTTTATATCTCTCATCTTTCTTAGAGAATGATGAGGAAAGTAAAAATCATGTTATAACCCCAAAAAATAGCTTTTCAAGAATCCTCCAGGTTGGTTGAGTTCCCAGCTGATTTATTAGCTTTATGTTTTTAGTGTATTGCTATCAGTGTTTATTACTATACCTAAAGGTAGTGGCTTCCTGATGCACTTTTAAATTCACTAGTCTTGTGTTTCCTCCTGTCATGGATGATACTTGGGGTCAGTAGATATCAAGTAACACTttttctgtgtgtatgtatgtgccAGTTtataagaaacaaatgcagatgcCATAAAAAGCTTATCAACACTTATGTAATAATTTTGAAGATAATATCAGGTTCTTTGTTTTTCAGGCTATGCTAATGAAGTTGGAGAGTCATTTCGAGCCCTGGTGCCTAAATCACTAGTTTGGGCTACCTATGGTGTAGCCACAGCCTATGTTACTGCAGATGCTGCAGATAAAGGAAAGAAAGCAGCAGAGGTATGcacagttttattgtatttatattacattgacAGTAGTGAATAGTAGTAGTGATATGAGGTAAGAGTTCCCAGTTTTCAGCAACTGTTTTGGCTAATCCATGGTGCTCTGGGAATCAGttgtcatttcaaaaaataaaaccaaaaaaaagtttaaataatttgtgATTTAAACTAAAACAGTATTTATCCCAAATAATTTTtccttaacctccttgccgttaagcccgaccttcgtacgggctcaaaaaagttgctcttttcgttaagcccgagattttccgtacattaaaatccccacttacccaggtaagtggggattttaatgtagggaaaatctcggtccccctgtgctcatccagcgtcgggttcgtgttccagcgtcgtcctccgtcaatcgtcgtccgtcggtctccctctccagcgtcgggtgccttctcttttaccagcgggaccaggtaagaagccggccagcatATTGTGctccgctggccggccggcggaacacaagatgccggccggtttcttacctgctcccgctgatcatccagcgttgttctcgttccagcgccgggtgatctctgaaacaagaagcctcttgtggcttcttgtgcgtgcgcgatgacgtcggcgcgtgtgcgggaaattcaaatagaaactcattcattaattttgtattggattcaatacaaactcctgtattgaatccaatacaaaatgattcaaataaatacaaagtttgtaattggtaaattcaaactgtcattttgtattggattggatacaaactccctatccaatccaatacaaaaaaattaaaaaaaataaaataaaagtaaataacttggaaattcaaatttatattttgtatttgattggatacaaacttgcgtatccaatccaatccaaaataatataaaattaatacaaagtacataactggtaaattcaaacgctcattttgtattggattgaatacaaactcctgtatccaatccaatacaaaaaaataaataaaataaaagtaaataacttggaaattcaaattcttattttgtattggattggatacaaactcccgtatccaatcaatacaaaataattcaaaacaaaccccaataaatacagaatcaaagttttaaaaattgccacttattccctggatggctagtgtgtaacactgtgtcttatcttacctttgctgatcttcgcctaattttgaccatttgctgcctgctttgacctctgcctggactccaacatctctgcctgccacctgccctgacctctgcctggactctgacatctccgcctgctttgacctctgcttggactctgacatctctgcctggacctggacatcaccgcctgcctgaccccccctgccatggcttcaagctttgtttaagctgatttttgtgtttttcctttaattttattaaaagtaattttttttttaaatgattgtgtgttttaaacattttttatattcataatatctactagaacccctgttcggacatatttctgtaagttacaggtctacaatttaaaaaaaaaatttcatgaaaaacagtggatcacttttggtacagaaatctagacctcagtgtaacgctcaggaggttaaaggtgTCTGATTACTATTTATAAATACTGGCCACTAAAATAATCTAATCTCATTAAAATACACATCATTGTGCACTGGGTAAAGGATTTTGCCTTTTCTGCAACTGTGAGAGGGCAGTacatttttggcacattttaTGTAGTGGTAACCAATTGGATTCAGCAATTTGGAAGTTCTGGGACCGTAAAACTGAATTCTAGTCACCGCACTGTTAGTGATGTTAGCACTCCAGAACAGGACAACTCTAACTAATATTGTCATACACATAGCAACACTTTACAGCTTCGTCCTACATAAAAAGATGcaatggggatgatttactaaaggaatttaaagtggaaccaaagattttaactaaaaaattgcaaccaatatgaatcctttattgcaaaagagacaggcaatgtcccttcttcaataaaataaccttactttTCTGACTGCAATTTTTACCAACACTCCCCTTCTTCCATCACCATCTTCACCAAGTCTTCTTCCTAGTTTTGGATCTCCcaccatcctgattggccaggccggaatggcgtaactcctgcacatgcacatagCAGTTTTTTACCACCAGGGGATGGTGGGTTACGCAACCTATCCCAGCATCATTTGCTGATGCACATGGTTGGTTgggtaaagtcagcagagcttcatctcatttaccaaGCTTATAATATATCCTCTGCAAtggtttattttactttgcaattTTAGTAACCAACCCCAATAAGATACATTTCACCTAAACACACAGAGCACAAGAAAAGTTTTTCTTCTCATAAGACTTTTAGAATAGCaagtaaacaaattaaacaattttgttttattttttgatcttTTTCTTCAGCTGAACAAAGACAGCCCAGGAAAAACAAAGGACGTCACAGTGGCAGTGATAGATACATTTGTCTGGCAAGCGTTTGCATCTGTAGCCATTCCAGGATTTACCATCAACCGAATATGTGCTGCTTCACTTTATATAATGGGACGTGTCACCCGATGGCCTCTCCCAGCAAGAAAATGGGCTACTACTGCAATAGGTCTTTCTGCTATTCCAGTTATCATAACACCCATAGATAGGTAAGTGTTACCAATTACTGAATAACTaccagtatttttattgtatcctCATTACTggaatgctgattttttttttttaaatttaaaaacaatgattaattgaaaaaatgtttttatccattTAAGAAATGCTAATTGACATATGGATGATGCAATGGACAATGGATGATGAATGAAAAAGGTTTCATATTGTTACAGAAAAAGCATCCCAAGAATTTCATTTCATATGCAGAAACCACAACTGATTAATTGCTATAGGCATCTAGAAGTTTTCCCCTGTGTGTATTTTTCCTTTATCAGAGCCTTGAATAATTAGAgtgaaaataaaggaatttttatCTCCTTACAAAAGCAAAGCTTAAACTTCAAAAGGCATTTTGATCAATTCCCTggatcagaatattactgtgttTTCCTTTAAAGCACTATGAATACAATTTATTGGGAGAAAAAATCTCAAATTTAATTACTATCAACCTTGCTTAGGTagtttttaaaactgattttcaCTGGGAATATACCTTAACTGATCAGCCTGGAAAGCCCCTGATCTCCACACATACTAACCTGGAACAAGATAAGAAAAATCAGAATGAAATCAGAACTCGTGATCTTCATAGCTGTACATTAATATGATTGAATTAGACTGAAACCCAGACACCCTTGGGCATCAACAAGTGAAACTAGACAAAAgctagacaactagcattttagaAGAAGCAAGCTTCATATTTACTTCATAcatgatatgtttatttattccaAATCAGTAGTTTAGAAACCTATTGGACCAAAGAATCATCATAACCTCCAGGCAAATATCTTAGTTTGGGAAACTCTGCAAAAAAAGACTACTTTTCATAGATTTTCAATAATTTGATTCAACAAGGATAGTTTGAAATCCACCAGTCATTCGTGTCCACCACCAGCTGCCTCTGTGTCCCACCCTCCCCAGTCCATGGCCATCTCTTGGTCTCTACCTTCATTTAATAGTACAAAGTTGGGAAACCTCAATTACCCATTTataaggggaatacatttgataATACACTATCCCTTTAGATAAATTGTGAGCTGCTGCAATATTACACGTGGCCACAAGATGGCGAACGTTTACAACAAATGCCAGCCAGCTCTGGGTCCAAAGGCCTTTTCTTTGGTTGTAACTTCTCTAAATTTACTTTGCTCAAGTCAAGGCAGTCCCAAAGGGATTCCTGCTGACTGCTTAGAATTAAAATTTTAACATGGCATATAACTTTTAAAGCACATGTCTCCAGGCTGTTTTATTTGTGATTCTGGTACTGAAGAAGGGCCACTTTAGGGATTGCATATTCCTCTGCCATTGATTGAACTTTACCGATTTTTACTTTTCATGAACTATGACCTGCCCTGGGTGCCAAGTTTTCTCTTCTTGGACATATGTGGACAGTCTGTTAGTAGCAGAGGGAAGAGCTGTCAGTCATATGGATCAttgcaatgaaataaaagaaatctaaTTTAAAAGACAACCCATATGGGTTGCACAGTAAGTGTAgtcacaatatgtttttttcagaataggTTTAAATACCAATTTAAACAGGAAATGTTATTAAATGAGGCCATGTGTCTACGCCTAAGGCTGATATACCCTCTCCAGCAGAAGCGCAATTCTGCTTTACCTTACCTAAATGCTGCAGACACAGTTGCTAGTGAGGACAAGCAACAGTGATGTCTTGCTAAAGGTAAGAACTCTTTGTAGTTCTGTTATTGTTGAAAGTTTACCTCCAAAAATTTGTAATATGACATGGAACCAAGTTAAGATATTGCACAGTTTGATAGACTCTGCAAGTGGTCTTTGCTGTCAGCTGCAATGTATGCAGGCGAATACTGAATCTtgtaatacttttatattttgaacATGTCATCAAGGCCTGCGGATTAGCACAGCAGATATTGCTCATGTTGCATTTTTTATGGAATCTCTAGGATAGTGAGGCATCTGTGACCCCTTCTCCCTCCCTCACCCCTAAGCTAGCAGATTTCTATTAAGAAAATATTGATAACAAATGGCTTAACTggtgtttttatgtatttccaGGTCTGTGGACTTTTTGCTGGATTCCAGTATCAGAAAACTGTATGACAATAACTCAGACAAGCCAGATGCCTCCCGCACGACATGACATATACTACATTGACcagtacttttcttttaaatataccctACAgctattatttctgttttaattattttggtCCTGCAGAAAACAGActggattaaaaataaacaccagAGGAGATTGTCAAGATGTGTGCTTCTGCTCCAATTATAACTCTTCTATCAGCAATATTTTCTCTCCAAGCCTCCCAGCAGCAAGTGATACTTCAGTACTGCAAGAAGATAATATTAATTAAAGATGAAAAGTATTTTTGGGGAAATACTAAGTGTCAGCAGCAATAAAGGATGTCTAAAAGAAGAAATACTAGAGATGATGTTAGCAGGGTTGTATGAATAGTGCCACGTCACCTTTGTTCCAGCAACATTTTCACAACATAATAGATAGCTGGCTGCTTTACTTGACACACTAACTTGGAGTGTACACAATGTCCAAGCATGCACTGTTTAAAGAATAGTAGCTAGGGAACCAGTGTATTATACAATGCATGTTTCTTCCTGCAGGCTTGCAAGCCTCCCACAACTTTGCATTAGTAGATTGTGGAAATAGAGAGGGGCTTCTGTCCCTTTGATCCAAAGAACAGAGCTGCCATTACAATAAGACCAGAACTTGTTTTTTTGGAAGTTTATCACAAACCTTCACTTCTAGAAAGTTTTCACACAGGTAaaaatttttcactttgttttaccTTATAACACTCTATTTGTCGATGAGCAGAACAGTGGGGTATACAGCTATTGGTCCTGGATAGCTGCACCAAGGGATGTTATTGTGGAAAAAGTACCTAACTTCACCAACTGCTTTTAGAAAAAACCCTGAACACTTTTTGAGGAGTGGCTCTCATAATGGGGCTTGAGAAAATGAAAAGTGATAAAATACCTAAAACCTTAGGGCACAGTCAAGCAAGTCTTTGCTGGATGCAGGACTGCATGTAGCAGTGACAATGCagcatcatgtttttttaattattgcctAGATTGGCTCTATGTATGGGTCAGCAAGTTAACAGCCAGCTCCAAGAaaactgcaccccccccccccccccaaaaaaaaaaaaaaaaaagaaaacaatcagaaAATCTGCAATAGAGTAAATAGGAGCACACAAAATTACACAACACTAAAATACAACTAAGAAGGGCTCTATTAAAGCCCATTGTACATTAACACTGAATTATCTCACATTTACCAGCATGTGTATATACAGTCTACCTGAGGCAGATGGGAAGGGATTCTCACCAGACATACTGTAATAAGGCTAACTGACCGAAATATCACACATTTACCATACATCAGAACAGACCTTCGCATCTACAAGCAAAAATCTACACTAACTTAATTAGCAATGTTGATATATTAAGGCTAATAGTGTGTTAGTAATAAATGCCTGTCCTTTATAATGAATTTTCATCTGTATTTGGAAATCATGTAATCAGGGAAACGTAGCCTTATAACCTTTAAAGAATCTGTATAAGCCCATCACACATTTACCACTGACTTCCATAGAAATACAACATTTGCATTTACAGCTAACTCTACACCAACATCATAATTTTCATCAGGCTAACAGGTCCTACTGCTCATGTTCTTCAATATTTAACAATGCTAGAGCAAAACACaagaa
This Pyxicephalus adspersus chromosome 6, UCB_Pads_2.0, whole genome shotgun sequence DNA region includes the following protein-coding sequences:
- the MTFP1 gene encoding mitochondrial fission process protein 1; the protein is MAPQHGTAPPQPDLYRDTWVRYLGYANEVGESFRALVPKSLVWATYGVATAYVTADAADKGKKAAELNKDSPGKTKDVTVAVIDTFVWQAFASVAIPGFTINRICAASLYIMGRVTRWPLPARKWATTAIGLSAIPVIITPIDRSVDFLLDSSIRKLYDNNSDKPDASRTT